From the genome of Pelobacter propionicus DSM 2379, one region includes:
- the shc gene encoding squalene--hopene cyclase yields the protein MNPAKYKISSSLTSLNAEPVEQAPLPAKRTGSKVHRLPPSIWKKMVAEAKSPLDKGIERTRDFFLREQLPDGYWWAELESNVTISAEYVMLFHFLGMVDRERERKLANYILAKQTSEGFWSLWHNGPGDLSTTIEAYFALKLAGYSADHPAMAKARAFVLANGGIIKARVFTKIFLALFGEFAWFGVPSMPIELMLLPDWAYFNMYEFSSWSRATIIPLSVVMSERPVRKLPPRAQVQELFVRPPRPTDYTITREDGLFTWKNFFIGADHLIKVYESSPIRPFKKRAVALAENWILEHQEQSGDWGGIQPAMLNSILALHCLGYANDHPAVAKGLDALANFCIEDDDCIVLQSCVSPVWDTALALVALQEADVPADHPALVKAAQWLLNLEVRRKGDWQVKCPELEPGGWAFEFLNDWYPDVDDSGFVMLSIKNIKVRDRKHREEAIKRGIAWCLGMQSENGGWGAFDRNNTKYLLNKIPFADLEALIDPPTADLTGRMLELMGNFDYPKSHPAAERALAFLKKEQESEGPWWGRWGVNYLYGTWSVLCGLEAIGEDMNQPYIRKAVNWIKSRQNNDGGWGEVCESYFDRSLMGSGPSTASQTGWALLALMAAGEANSRAAAQGVKYLLETQNEDGTWDEDAFTGTGFPKFFMIKYHIYRNCFPLTALGRYRRLTAAKG from the coding sequence ATGAATCCAGCCAAATATAAGATTTCAAGCTCGTTGACGTCTCTCAACGCGGAGCCGGTGGAGCAGGCTCCCCTTCCCGCGAAAAGAACCGGCTCGAAGGTGCACCGTCTTCCACCTTCCATCTGGAAGAAGATGGTTGCCGAGGCAAAAAGCCCCCTGGACAAGGGGATTGAGCGCACGCGGGACTTTTTCCTGCGCGAGCAGCTCCCCGACGGCTACTGGTGGGCGGAGCTGGAATCCAACGTAACCATCAGCGCCGAATACGTTATGCTGTTCCACTTCCTGGGGATGGTTGACCGGGAGCGTGAGCGCAAACTGGCCAACTACATCCTAGCCAAGCAGACCTCCGAGGGGTTCTGGTCCCTCTGGCACAACGGCCCCGGCGACCTCTCCACCACCATCGAAGCCTATTTTGCCCTCAAGCTGGCCGGCTATTCGGCCGACCATCCGGCCATGGCCAAGGCGCGGGCTTTCGTCCTGGCTAACGGCGGCATCATCAAGGCCCGGGTCTTCACCAAGATCTTCCTGGCGCTGTTTGGCGAGTTCGCCTGGTTCGGCGTCCCCTCCATGCCCATCGAGCTGATGCTGCTCCCCGACTGGGCCTATTTCAACATGTACGAATTCTCCAGCTGGTCCCGCGCCACGATCATCCCGCTGTCGGTGGTCATGTCGGAACGGCCGGTGCGCAAGCTACCGCCGCGGGCCCAGGTCCAGGAACTCTTTGTCCGGCCGCCGCGGCCCACCGATTACACCATCACCCGCGAGGACGGCCTCTTCACTTGGAAGAACTTCTTCATCGGTGCCGACCATCTGATCAAGGTCTATGAGTCGTCGCCGATCCGTCCCTTCAAGAAGAGGGCGGTTGCCCTGGCCGAGAACTGGATCCTGGAGCACCAGGAGCAGTCCGGCGACTGGGGCGGCATCCAGCCGGCCATGCTTAACTCCATCCTGGCCCTGCACTGTCTGGGATATGCCAACGACCACCCGGCGGTGGCCAAGGGGCTGGACGCACTGGCCAACTTCTGCATCGAGGACGACGACTGCATCGTGCTGCAGTCCTGCGTCTCGCCGGTGTGGGACACGGCTTTGGCGCTGGTGGCGCTGCAGGAGGCGGACGTGCCCGCCGACCATCCCGCCCTGGTCAAGGCAGCCCAGTGGCTTCTGAACCTTGAGGTGCGGCGCAAGGGGGACTGGCAGGTGAAGTGCCCCGAACTGGAGCCGGGCGGCTGGGCCTTCGAGTTCCTCAACGACTGGTATCCGGACGTGGACGACTCCGGGTTTGTCATGCTGTCCATCAAGAACATCAAGGTTCGTGACCGCAAGCATCGGGAAGAAGCCATCAAGCGAGGCATCGCCTGGTGCCTGGGCATGCAGAGCGAGAACGGCGGCTGGGGCGCCTTCGACCGGAACAACACCAAGTACCTGCTCAACAAGATCCCCTTTGCCGACCTGGAAGCGTTGATCGATCCCCCTACGGCGGATCTGACCGGCCGCATGCTGGAGCTGATGGGCAATTTCGACTACCCCAAAAGCCACCCCGCAGCCGAGCGTGCCCTGGCCTTCCTCAAGAAGGAGCAGGAGTCGGAAGGACCCTGGTGGGGGCGCTGGGGGGTCAACTACCTCTACGGCACCTGGTCGGTACTCTGCGGCCTGGAGGCCATCGGCGAGGATATGAACCAGCCCTACATCAGGAAGGCGGTCAACTGGATCAAATCCCGCCAGAACAACGACGGCGGCTGGGGCGAGGTGTGCGAGTCCTACTTTGACCGTTCCCTGATGGGGAGCGGGCCGAGCACCGCCTCCCAGACCGGTTGGGCGCTGCTGGCCCTGATGGCGGCCGGAGAGGCCAACTCCCGGGCAGCGGCCCAGGGTGTCAAGTACCTTCTGGAGACCCAGAACGAGGACGGCACCTGGGATGAGGATGCTTTTACCGGAACCGGTTTTCCCAAGTTCTTCATGATCAAGTATCACATCTATCGCAACTGCTTTCCGCTGACCGCGCTGGGCAGATACCGCAGGCTGACCGCCGCCAAGGGGTAA
- the hpnA gene encoding hopanoid-associated sugar epimerase, producing MKTFITGATGFIGASIVRELLKEGRQVRALVRPSSDTSNLAGLDVEFWKGDLRDRDSLVSGLKGCDVLYHAAADYRLWTRNPAEMYRINVDGTAAILDAALKNGLSRVVYTSSVGTLGNPGDGTPGSEDAPVTLNDMVGHYKKSKFLAEREADTFVARGLPLVIVNPSTPIGPLDIKPTPTGKIIVDFLNRRMPAYLDTGLNIIAVEDCARGHLLAEKRGQVGRKYILGNSNLTLADIFKLLNRITGLPAPRLRLPYTPILLAAYVNEGLSRITGREPLIPLAGVQMAAKFMFFDSSRAVRELGLPQSSVEDALRRAVEWFRANRYA from the coding sequence ATGAAGACTTTCATCACCGGCGCCACCGGGTTCATAGGCGCAAGTATTGTCAGGGAACTATTGAAGGAGGGGCGCCAGGTGCGCGCCCTGGTGCGCCCCAGTTCGGATACCTCCAACCTGGCCGGACTGGACGTGGAGTTCTGGAAGGGGGACCTGCGCGACCGGGACAGCCTGGTGAGCGGTTTGAAGGGGTGCGACGTGCTTTACCACGCGGCCGCCGATTACCGCCTCTGGACGCGCAACCCCGCCGAGATGTACCGCATCAACGTGGATGGCACGGCCGCCATTCTGGACGCTGCCCTGAAAAACGGCCTCTCCCGCGTGGTCTACACCAGCAGCGTGGGGACCCTGGGCAATCCGGGGGACGGCACTCCGGGAAGCGAGGATGCGCCGGTCACCCTGAACGACATGGTCGGACATTACAAGAAGAGCAAGTTCCTGGCCGAGCGCGAGGCGGATACGTTCGTGGCCAGGGGGTTGCCGTTGGTCATCGTCAATCCCTCAACCCCCATCGGCCCTCTGGACATCAAGCCGACCCCCACCGGCAAGATCATCGTCGACTTCCTGAACCGCAGGATGCCGGCCTATCTGGATACGGGACTCAACATCATCGCGGTGGAGGATTGCGCCCGTGGCCACCTCTTGGCGGAGAAGCGGGGCCAGGTGGGCAGAAAGTACATCCTGGGCAACAGCAACCTGACCCTGGCCGACATCTTCAAGCTGCTGAACAGGATAACCGGACTGCCCGCCCCCCGGTTGCGGCTTCCCTATACGCCGATCCTGCTGGCCGCTTATGTCAATGAGGGACTCTCCCGGATTACGGGCAGGGAACCGCTGATCCCTCTGGCCGGGGTGCAGATGGCGGCGAAGTTCATGTTCTTCGACTCATCCCGTGCGGTCAGGGAGCTGGGGCTGCCCCAGTCGTCGGTGGAGGATGCCCTGCGGCGCGCCGTGGAGTGGTTCAGGGCCAACCGGTATGCGTGA
- the dxs gene encoding 1-deoxy-D-xylulose-5-phosphate synthase, producing the protein MYQYLNHIDSPDDLKKLKPEHLLDLAAEVRRFLLEKVSVTGGHLGSNLGTVELSIALLYCFDSPNDKIIWDVGHQAYTHKILTGRRDRFHTQRQYKGLSGFPKRSESEHDAFGVGHSSTSISAALGMAAAADLAGAKNHAIAVIGDGSLTGGMAFEALNQAGHLKKDLIVILNDNEMSISKNVGAFSSFISRKMTGRYFRDLKKEMQGLLRNIPAIGSDILHFARRAENSLKSFLTPGSLFEALGFDYLGPLDGHDLPQLIEVFNNINQLDGPLLVHVMTTKGKGYKPAEENPDKFHGVGPFDIVTGKATSSTSARSYTELFGEAMVDLAEQDPRVVAITAAMRDGTGLKTFSERFPKRFFDVGIAEQHAMTFAAGLAADGFRPVTAIYSTFVQRAYDQVFHDICLQKLPVTIAMDRAGLVGDDGPTHHGVMDYSFLRHIPGLALMAPKDENELRHMLKTAVTSGVPISLRYPRGAGMGVELDRDLKTLDIGRGELLMEGSDICLIAIGSTVYPALQAAHSLQGLGVRVGVVNARFIKPLDAELILSVAGSCGRIMTVEENLLQGGFGSAVLELLNDNNMQDVIVRRLGIPDRFVEHGSQARLRQDLGIDAEGIAAAALAFLKQ; encoded by the coding sequence ATGTATCAGTATTTGAACCATATAGATTCACCCGATGATTTGAAGAAGCTGAAGCCGGAGCATCTGCTGGATCTGGCGGCCGAGGTGCGCCGCTTCCTGCTGGAGAAGGTCTCTGTCACCGGCGGCCATCTGGGGTCCAACCTGGGCACGGTGGAACTCTCCATCGCGCTGCTGTACTGCTTCGACTCGCCCAACGACAAGATCATCTGGGACGTGGGGCACCAGGCCTATACCCACAAGATCCTCACCGGCAGGAGGGACCGCTTCCACACCCAGCGCCAGTACAAGGGGCTCTCCGGTTTTCCCAAGCGCTCCGAGTCCGAGCATGACGCTTTCGGGGTGGGGCACTCATCCACCTCCATCTCCGCGGCCTTGGGGATGGCGGCGGCGGCCGATCTGGCTGGCGCGAAAAACCACGCCATCGCCGTCATCGGTGACGGATCCCTGACCGGTGGCATGGCCTTCGAGGCGCTGAACCAGGCCGGCCATCTCAAGAAGGACCTGATCGTTATCTTGAACGACAACGAGATGTCCATCTCCAAAAACGTGGGGGCCTTTTCTTCGTTCATCTCCCGCAAGATGACCGGCAGATACTTCCGCGACCTGAAGAAGGAGATGCAGGGGCTTTTGCGCAACATTCCGGCCATCGGCTCCGACATCCTGCACTTTGCCCGGCGGGCCGAGAATTCGCTGAAGAGCTTCCTGACGCCGGGGTCGCTGTTCGAAGCGTTGGGTTTCGACTATCTGGGGCCGCTGGATGGTCACGACCTGCCCCAGCTGATCGAGGTGTTCAACAACATCAACCAGCTGGACGGTCCGCTGCTGGTGCATGTCATGACCACCAAGGGCAAGGGGTACAAGCCGGCCGAGGAAAACCCGGACAAGTTCCACGGCGTGGGGCCCTTCGACATCGTCACCGGCAAGGCGACGTCCTCTACCTCGGCCAGGAGCTACACGGAGCTGTTTGGCGAGGCCATGGTGGATCTGGCAGAGCAGGATCCCCGGGTCGTGGCCATTACCGCCGCCATGCGCGACGGCACCGGGTTGAAGACCTTCTCCGAGCGCTTTCCCAAACGCTTCTTCGACGTGGGGATCGCCGAACAGCACGCCATGACCTTCGCCGCCGGCCTGGCAGCCGACGGTTTCCGTCCGGTAACCGCCATCTATTCCACCTTCGTACAGCGCGCCTATGACCAGGTCTTTCACGACATCTGTCTGCAGAAGCTGCCGGTGACCATCGCCATGGACCGCGCCGGCCTGGTGGGGGACGACGGCCCGACCCACCATGGAGTGATGGACTACTCCTTTCTGCGCCACATCCCCGGACTGGCCCTGATGGCGCCCAAGGACGAGAACGAGCTTCGCCACATGCTCAAGACCGCCGTCACGAGCGGCGTTCCCATCTCCCTGCGCTATCCGCGCGGCGCGGGTATGGGGGTGGAGCTGGACAGGGATCTGAAGACCCTGGATATCGGCAGGGGAGAGCTTTTGATGGAGGGGAGCGACATCTGCCTGATTGCCATCGGCTCCACGGTCTATCCGGCGCTCCAGGCCGCCCATTCCCTGCAAGGGCTGGGGGTGCGGGTTGGGGTGGTCAATGCCCGTTTCATCAAGCCGCTGGATGCCGAGTTGATCCTCTCCGTTGCCGGTTCGTGCGGCCGGATCATGACCGTGGAGGAGAACCTGCTGCAGGGAGGATTCGGCAGCGCGGTCCTGGAACTGCTCAACGACAACAACATGCAGGATGTGATCGTCAGGCGCCTCGGCATACCCGACCGTTTCGTGGAGCATGGCTCCCAGGCGCGGCTGCGCCAGGATCTGGGCATCGATGCCGAGGGGATCGCCGCGGCTGCCCTGGCGTTTCTCAAACAGTAG
- the hpnH gene encoding adenosyl-hopene transferase HpnH, translating into MRFPLRLNYDLTRYIIANKLRKVEKFPLVLMLEPTHLCNLACSGCGRIREYADTMQEMMSLDDCLKSVDECPAPVVTITGGEPLLYPQINELIQGTLDRGKHIYLCTNGLLLEKALDSMKPHPNFTFNIHMDGLEETHDRILERKGAFKIAMEGIRKAKQKGFRVCTNTTIFKETDLMEIEMLFTHLEEMGVDGLLVAPGFGYEAVGEKLFLERRDIERKFADVYEMSKKHRFFSTPMYLRFLKGEKKLECTPWGNPTRNTQGWKAPCYLITDTHYPSFKEMMEKTDWDRYGVGKDPRCAQCMMHCGFEPTVVGEIGKSWKDIWEMFVWNLT; encoded by the coding sequence ATGCGTTTCCCGCTTCGCCTCAACTACGACCTGACTAGATACATCATTGCTAACAAACTCCGCAAGGTGGAGAAGTTTCCGCTGGTGCTGATGCTGGAACCGACCCACCTGTGCAACCTGGCCTGCTCCGGTTGTGGTCGCATCCGCGAATACGCTGACACCATGCAGGAGATGATGAGTCTGGATGACTGCCTGAAGTCGGTGGACGAGTGCCCGGCGCCGGTCGTCACCATCACCGGCGGCGAGCCGCTGCTTTATCCCCAGATCAACGAGTTGATCCAGGGAACCCTGGATCGCGGTAAGCATATCTACCTCTGCACCAATGGCCTCCTGCTGGAAAAGGCCCTGGACAGCATGAAGCCTCACCCCAATTTCACCTTCAACATCCACATGGACGGCCTGGAAGAAACCCACGACCGGATCCTGGAGCGCAAGGGCGCCTTCAAGATCGCCATGGAGGGGATCAGGAAGGCCAAGCAGAAGGGCTTCCGGGTCTGCACCAACACCACCATCTTCAAGGAAACCGATCTGATGGAGATCGAAATGCTCTTCACCCATCTGGAGGAGATGGGGGTGGACGGCCTGCTGGTGGCGCCCGGCTTCGGCTACGAGGCGGTGGGGGAAAAGCTGTTCCTGGAGCGCCGCGATATCGAGCGCAAATTCGCCGACGTGTACGAGATGAGCAAAAAGCACCGCTTCTTCTCCACCCCCATGTACCTCCGTTTCCTGAAGGGGGAGAAGAAACTGGAGTGCACCCCCTGGGGCAACCCGACCCGCAACACCCAGGGGTGGAAGGCGCCCTGCTACCTGATCACCGATACCCACTATCCCAGCTTCAAGGAGATGATGGAAAAGACCGACTGGGACAGGTACGGCGTGGGCAAGGACCCGCGCTGCGCCCAGTGCATGATGCACTGCGGCTTCGAGCCGACGGTGGTCGGCGAGATCGGCAAGAGCTGGAAGGATATCTGGGAAATGTTTGTCTGGAATCTTACCTGA
- a CDS encoding integrase arm-type DNA-binding domain-containing protein, with protein sequence MPKLSLTKRNIDRLPFSEFGQTDYFDNELKGLVLRVGQESKTFFVVVDMMDPLTRKYKKASAKIGRYGEIPPEQTRRTAPEIMQRLCAGKPAEEEAPPTLRDLYHLYVKHKGLKHTTEAGYRVHINWRVR encoded by the coding sequence ATGCCGAAACTGTCACTTACCAAGCGGAACATCGACCGGCTGCCGTTCTCGGAATTCGGTCAGACTGACTACTTCGATAACGAACTGAAAGGGTTGGTCTTGAGGGTTGGGCAGGAGTCGAAAACGTTCTTTGTTGTGGTGGATATGATGGACCCCCTCACCAGAAAATACAAGAAGGCCAGCGCCAAGATCGGGCGGTATGGCGAGATCCCCCCAGAGCAAACGCGACGGACGGCGCCGGAGATCATGCAGCGGCTTTGCGCTGGCAAGCCCGCTGAAGAAGAAGCACCACCAACCCTGCGAGACCTGTATCACCTCTACGTCAAACACAAGGGGCTGAAACACACTACCGAGGCCGGTTATCGAGTCCACATCAATTGGCGAGTACGGTAA
- a CDS encoding tyrosine-type recombinase/integrase, which translates to MRGCDHSLRWVDVDLEKRLFDLSYMDSVTKHRGVLPLSRQAVAILERRKNSMQDSDMWVFPSETGRGKDGHITLRADKIKTKTGLDITPHSLRRSFTTVGERLKLRREDINLLTNHIDQSVTGKHYSRIGVDDLRAPLQAIASEIERLMTEGVGVKKISSM; encoded by the coding sequence ATCAGGGGTTGCGACCATAGCCTACGATGGGTAGATGTAGACCTTGAAAAGAGGCTGTTCGACCTCTCCTACATGGATTCAGTGACCAAACACCGGGGGGTACTGCCGCTGTCCCGTCAGGCCGTGGCAATTTTGGAGCGCCGCAAGAACTCCATGCAGGATAGCGATATGTGGGTGTTTCCGTCCGAGACTGGCAGGGGGAAGGACGGTCATATCACTCTGCGTGCTGACAAGATCAAGACAAAAACCGGTCTCGACATAACGCCGCACAGTCTGCGTCGGTCATTCACTACGGTGGGCGAAAGGTTGAAGCTGCGCCGGGAGGACATTAACCTTTTGACGAATCATATAGACCAGTCAGTTACCGGCAAACATTACAGTCGTATCGGCGTTGACGACCTGAGAGCGCCGCTGCAGGCGATCGCCAGTGAGATCGAACGCCTGATGACTGAAGGCGTAGGTGTGAAGAAAATTTCTTCGATGTAA
- a CDS encoding GntR family transcriptional regulator, whose translation MLDPENRMPLYHQVESHLKENIGNGTWKAGEAIPPERMLVDQYGVSRITIRQALANLVAAGLLYRKHGKGTFVAGAQDRPITESLANLTGHLEELQLRGLNPQVRVLALETRTLAAEVAEALERSPAAPGWYLYRLVTVDRQPLMLSTVWLPRDLEIELTEDILKQHGMALLLTRNGIFPLRGRQRIGASSAGPEEAQLLGIRPGDAVLCVKRVIYGAASRPLVWFRTLYRSDRYEYEVELKRGRSQA comes from the coding sequence ATGCTGGACCCGGAAAACCGTATGCCCTTGTATCACCAGGTCGAAAGCCATCTCAAGGAGAATATCGGCAACGGCACGTGGAAGGCCGGAGAGGCGATTCCTCCCGAACGGATGCTTGTGGATCAGTACGGGGTCAGCAGGATCACGATTCGCCAGGCCCTTGCAAATCTCGTGGCCGCTGGTCTGCTCTACCGGAAGCATGGTAAAGGAACGTTTGTCGCCGGCGCGCAGGATCGCCCCATAACCGAATCCCTTGCCAATCTGACCGGGCACCTGGAAGAGTTGCAGTTGCGCGGACTTAATCCTCAGGTTCGGGTGCTGGCGCTGGAGACCAGGACGCTGGCTGCCGAGGTGGCGGAGGCCCTGGAACGGAGTCCTGCCGCCCCGGGGTGGTATCTCTACCGCCTGGTTACTGTGGATCGGCAGCCGCTCATGCTTTCCACCGTGTGGTTGCCCCGCGACCTGGAAATAGAGCTGACCGAAGACATTTTGAAGCAGCACGGCATGGCGCTGCTGCTGACGCGTAACGGAATCTTCCCCCTTCGTGGCAGGCAGCGGATCGGAGCCTCAAGCGCTGGCCCGGAGGAGGCGCAACTGCTGGGGATTCGACCGGGTGATGCGGTGCTCTGTGTCAAGAGGGTTATCTACGGTGCCGCGAGTCGTCCGCTGGTTTGGTTCAGAACGCTCTATCGCTCTGATCGCTATGAATACGAAGTAGAACTTAAGAGAGGTCGTTCACAGGCATGA
- a CDS encoding sulfite exporter TauE/SafE family protein, with translation MITTTLEIFLIAIAAGVVGSILGLGGGIIIVPALTLLFDVPMRSAVAASTVSIIATSTGAAVAYLHDRLSNVRVAMWLEMGTAAGALSGALVAGYLNQRLLFIMFGLLLAYSGFNMFKARKQELPGEVTPDRVSRRLGLGGSYHDHSLDTQVTYQVTRSIPGLILMYFSGAAAGTLGIGAGIFKVPAMEQVMRMPFKASTATSNFMIGVTAASGAVVYFARGDVNPLIAGPVVLGVLLGALVGARLMVRMNTKTIRKLFIPLIAYTAIMMVYRGIWK, from the coding sequence ATGATTACTACTACGCTGGAAATTTTTCTGATCGCCATCGCAGCCGGCGTTGTCGGTTCCATCCTGGGTCTGGGGGGGGGAATCATCATTGTGCCGGCCCTTACCCTGTTGTTCGATGTGCCGATGCGCTCCGCAGTGGCCGCCTCGACCGTGTCCATCATTGCCACCTCGACCGGTGCGGCAGTGGCCTATCTGCACGACCGGCTGTCCAACGTGAGGGTCGCCATGTGGCTGGAGATGGGGACTGCTGCCGGAGCATTGAGCGGCGCCCTGGTGGCCGGCTACCTCAATCAGCGTCTGTTGTTCATCATGTTCGGTCTTCTGCTCGCCTATTCCGGGTTCAATATGTTCAAGGCCCGAAAGCAGGAACTGCCGGGAGAGGTGACCCCCGACAGGGTGTCACGGCGACTGGGGCTTGGCGGTTCCTACCACGACCATTCCCTGGACACTCAGGTCACCTATCAGGTTACTCGGAGCATTCCGGGCCTGATCCTGATGTATTTTTCTGGTGCCGCGGCTGGTACGCTGGGAATCGGAGCCGGCATCTTCAAGGTGCCGGCGATGGAGCAGGTGATGCGCATGCCGTTCAAAGCTTCGACCGCTACCTCAAACTTCATGATCGGGGTAACGGCGGCCTCCGGCGCGGTGGTCTACTTTGCCCGCGGTGACGTGAACCCGCTGATTGCCGGTCCCGTCGTGCTGGGAGTCCTGCTGGGGGCGCTGGTGGGAGCCAGGCTGATGGTACGGATGAATACGAAAACCATTCGCAAGCTGTTTATCCCGTTGATTGCCTACACTGCCATCATGATGGTGTACAGGGGGATCTGGAAATGA
- a CDS encoding DUF1634 domain-containing protein has translation MMAAGRNEKTTGEPIEIVLARLLRIGTVIAAALLATGIGAMLLAGANWAPRLITAGLVVLLGTPVMRVLVAGLVFVRQRDWLFSLFCLIVLCSLAAGIILGRV, from the coding sequence ATGATGGCTGCTGGACGGAACGAGAAGACCACCGGGGAACCGATTGAAATAGTTCTGGCCCGCTTGCTGCGTATCGGTACCGTCATCGCCGCCGCCTTGCTGGCAACCGGAATCGGCGCCATGCTGCTGGCGGGTGCGAATTGGGCACCCCGACTGATTACGGCCGGCCTGGTCGTGCTCCTGGGGACGCCGGTCATGCGCGTGCTGGTTGCCGGACTGGTCTTTGTACGGCAACGGGACTGGCTTTTTTCCCTGTTCTGCCTGATCGTGCTCTGCTCCTTGGCAGCCGGTATCATACTGGGGCGCGTCTGA
- the nrfH gene encoding cytochrome c nitrite reductase small subunit has translation MLNRLNKKRAMMLGLAGVATLLAAAFLLLGPPGLLAKSESPDFCASCHVMESQYTAFLRSGAHRRFRCVDCHLPNENLASHYIWKSIDGMKDVIFFYSGHIPERIRLSRHGTKVLQANCIRCHVELVSPINTERHCWSCHRGITHLRSGARVTR, from the coding sequence ATGCTGAACCGGCTGAACAAGAAGCGGGCGATGATGCTGGGCCTGGCGGGAGTGGCAACACTGCTGGCCGCGGCTTTTCTGCTGCTGGGGCCTCCGGGACTGTTGGCGAAATCCGAATCTCCCGACTTCTGTGCCAGTTGCCATGTCATGGAAAGCCAATATACCGCTTTTTTGCGTTCGGGAGCGCACCGCAGGTTTCGCTGCGTGGACTGCCACCTACCCAACGAAAATCTGGCGAGCCATTACATTTGGAAGTCCATCGATGGCATGAAGGACGTGATCTTTTTCTACTCAGGCCACATTCCGGAACGGATCAGGCTTTCCCGTCATGGAACCAAGGTGCTCCAGGCTAACTGTATCAGGTGTCATGTAGAGCTGGTTTCGCCCATCAACACCGAACGGCACTGCTGGAGCTGCCATCGAGGCATCACCCATCTGCGTAGCGGAGCACGGGTAACACGCTGA